A window from Herbaspirillum sp. meg3 encodes these proteins:
- a CDS encoding M20 aminoacylase family protein produces MEIPVTPDSILSTHRSHWASLRRDLHAHPELRFEEHRTAEVVANELQALGYQVVRGLGGTGVVASLPGADRQRGIVLRADMDALPIQETNDFAHASCTHGIMHACGHDGHTVMLLGAARVLKQMPQLPGAVHFVFQPGEEGGAGARKMIDDGLFEQFPTEAVFGMHNWPGLPAGHFGLRTGPIMAAGSRLKITIYGKGAHAAQPHLGLDPIPLACSIVLQCQTIVARHKDPVDPAVISVCMIHAGDTDNVIPGRAELRGTIRTLSSSLQQKLQCDIRKMSEALAGAYGAQVEVEFFQYYPATINTPSETAFCESIIRETFGDARIRADIAANMTSEDFGFMLEERPGTYVLIGNAAEGKGAPSLHHPQYDFNDDVIEEGVRYWVALAQRYFTAR; encoded by the coding sequence ATGGAAATTCCTGTCACTCCCGATTCAATACTGAGTACCCATCGTTCGCACTGGGCAAGCCTGCGCCGCGATTTGCACGCCCATCCTGAGCTGCGGTTCGAAGAACATCGCACGGCAGAGGTGGTTGCCAACGAACTCCAGGCGCTGGGCTACCAGGTCGTACGCGGCCTGGGTGGAACCGGCGTGGTTGCCAGCTTGCCCGGCGCCGACCGGCAGCGCGGTATCGTTCTGCGGGCCGACATGGATGCCTTGCCGATCCAGGAAACCAATGATTTCGCCCATGCCTCCTGCACGCACGGGATCATGCATGCCTGCGGGCATGACGGTCATACCGTGATGTTGCTGGGCGCCGCGCGCGTATTGAAGCAGATGCCGCAATTGCCCGGCGCGGTACATTTTGTGTTCCAGCCCGGCGAGGAGGGCGGTGCGGGGGCGCGCAAGATGATTGATGACGGCCTGTTCGAGCAGTTTCCGACCGAGGCGGTGTTCGGCATGCATAACTGGCCTGGCCTGCCGGCGGGACATTTCGGATTGCGCACCGGCCCCATCATGGCTGCCGGCTCACGTCTGAAAATCACTATTTACGGCAAGGGTGCGCACGCGGCACAACCCCACCTGGGACTGGATCCGATCCCGCTGGCCTGCTCTATCGTACTGCAATGCCAGACCATCGTCGCACGGCACAAGGATCCAGTCGACCCGGCCGTCATCTCAGTGTGCATGATTCATGCGGGCGATACCGACAATGTCATTCCGGGACGGGCTGAACTGCGCGGTACCATCCGCACGCTGTCGTCTTCATTGCAGCAGAAACTGCAGTGCGATATCCGCAAGATGAGTGAGGCATTGGCTGGTGCCTACGGAGCGCAGGTCGAGGTCGAGTTCTTCCAGTATTACCCGGCCACGATCAATACGCCGAGCGAGACGGCATTTTGCGAGAGCATCATTCGCGAGACCTTCGGCGATGCGCGTATTCGGGCTGATATTGCGGCGAACATGACCTCGGAAGACTTCGGTTTCATGCTGGAGGAGCGCCCGGGAACCTATGTGCTGATAGGTAATGCAGCCGAAGGGAAAGGGGCTCCATCATTACATCATCCCCAATACGACTTCAACGACGATGTCATCGAAGAGGGCGTGCGGTATTGGGTGGCGTTGGCTCAGCGTTATTTCACTGCCAGGTAA
- a CDS encoding ABC transporter substrate-binding protein produces MSKQENGRYPTEGNSITGDSLDNVQGGFTRRDMMRTLLAGSLMTVGSASLLSASGSAMALPPKRGGKMRIATQNSSTADTLDPAKTAHSTDYTRAHMFYNGLTKLDGKLGPQMVLAEEMLTTDATLWTVKLRKGVLFHDGKPFTPADVVYSLMRHKDPATASKVKVLADQIESVKATGANEVQIKLTSANADLPVILATAQFLIIRDGTTNFTMPNGTGAFKCKEFTPGVRTIAVRNENYWKSGLPYLDEVELFGIPDEAARVNALLSGDVHWINDVNARSTGRVKSTAGYTVMETKSGLYTDLVIRQDVAPGNSQDFTLGMKYLMDREQIKTAAFRGFAVTANDQPIDPTNRFYFAGLPQRPYDPDKAKFHLQKAGVLGSTIPLVASVAATGSVDMGVLMQQSAQKIGLKLDLKRVPADGYWANQWMKVPLGFGNINPRPSADILLTQFFKSDAQWNESGWKNAQFDQLVVAARGETDFGKRKQMYADLQTLVHEKGGIGIPVFITNLEGISTKVKGIDAIPLGAFMNYTCAEYVWMDA; encoded by the coding sequence ATGAGCAAGCAGGAAAACGGACGATACCCCACAGAGGGAAACAGCATTACCGGCGATTCGCTGGACAATGTGCAGGGCGGTTTCACCCGCCGCGATATGATGCGCACCCTGCTGGCCGGCAGTCTGATGACGGTGGGCTCTGCAAGCCTGCTCAGCGCCAGTGGCAGCGCTATGGCGCTGCCGCCAAAGCGCGGTGGCAAGATGCGTATTGCGACCCAGAACAGCTCCACCGCGGATACCCTTGACCCGGCCAAGACCGCGCACTCCACCGATTACACGCGTGCTCACATGTTCTACAACGGCCTGACCAAGCTGGACGGCAAGCTTGGCCCGCAAATGGTGCTGGCTGAAGAAATGTTGACCACCGACGCCACGCTGTGGACTGTCAAACTGCGCAAGGGTGTGCTGTTTCACGACGGCAAGCCGTTCACGCCGGCCGACGTGGTTTATTCGCTGATGCGCCACAAAGACCCTGCCACGGCCTCCAAGGTCAAGGTGCTGGCCGACCAGATCGAATCGGTCAAGGCCACTGGCGCCAATGAGGTTCAGATCAAACTGACCAGCGCCAACGCCGACCTGCCGGTGATCCTGGCCACCGCCCAGTTCCTCATCATCCGCGACGGCACCACCAACTTCACCATGCCCAACGGCACCGGCGCCTTCAAGTGCAAGGAATTCACGCCGGGCGTGCGCACCATCGCCGTACGCAACGAGAATTACTGGAAGTCCGGTCTGCCTTACCTGGACGAGGTCGAGCTTTTTGGTATCCCCGATGAGGCTGCACGCGTTAACGCGCTGCTGTCGGGTGACGTGCATTGGATCAACGACGTCAATGCGCGCTCCACCGGTCGGGTCAAGTCCACGGCCGGCTACACGGTAATGGAAACCAAGTCAGGTCTTTACACGGACCTGGTGATCCGTCAGGACGTGGCACCCGGCAACAGCCAGGATTTCACGCTGGGCATGAAGTACCTGATGGATCGCGAGCAGATCAAGACCGCCGCCTTCCGCGGTTTCGCCGTGACCGCCAACGATCAGCCTATCGATCCGACCAACCGCTTCTACTTCGCCGGCCTGCCGCAGCGTCCCTACGACCCGGACAAGGCCAAGTTCCACCTGCAGAAGGCGGGCGTGCTGGGCAGCACCATCCCGCTGGTGGCCTCGGTGGCCGCGACCGGCTCGGTGGACATGGGCGTGCTGATGCAGCAAAGCGCCCAGAAGATCGGCCTGAAGCTGGATCTGAAGCGGGTTCCGGCCGACGGCTACTGGGCCAACCAGTGGATGAAGGTGCCGTTGGGCTTTGGCAATATCAATCCGCGTCCCAGCGCTGACATTCTGCTCACACAGTTCTTCAAGTCCGATGCTCAGTGGAACGAATCAGGTTGGAAGAACGCGCAGTTCGACCAACTGGTCGTGGCCGCGCGCGGCGAGACCGATTTCGGCAAGCGCAAGCAGATGTACGCCGACCTGCAGACTCTTGTGCACGAGAAGGGCGGCATCGGCATTCCGGTCTTCATCACCAACCTCGAAGGCATCAGCACCAAGGTCAAAGGCATTGATGCGATTCCGCTGGGCGCGTTCATGAACTACACCTGTGCCGAGTATGTCTGGATGGACGCCTGA
- a CDS encoding FAD-binding oxidoreductase, which translates to MSPPLNLVQTPSVPPATADVVVIGGGIIGIFTAYYLARRGVSVVVVEKGRVGAEQSSRNWGWCRQQNRDARELPMATKSIDLWEQFSAESGEDTGFTRCGLLYLSNDDEELARWASWGKFAKTAGVTTHMLDSQQAAERGHATGRAWKGGVFSPTDGTADPVKAAPAVARAVMKLGGSVIQQCAARGIEMEAGRVAGVVTEAGVIKTKTVVLAGGAWASSFCRQLGIRFPQASVRQSIMSVAPMDYSLPGALFTSGVAATRRSDGSYALAISGRARVDPTGQFLRFSPQFLPMFAKRWRSLSPGGLDALRSGHETLSRWRLDAPTPMERMRILDPKADPVAIRATLRRAIELLPELRSARVTHTWAGYVDSTPDGVPGIGEVPQVPGLILAAGFSGHGFGIGPGAGHLIADLATGAEPLVDPSPYHPARFARSAWGKVSDF; encoded by the coding sequence ATGTCGCCTCCGCTGAACCTGGTACAGACACCTTCCGTCCCACCGGCCACAGCTGACGTGGTCGTGATCGGAGGAGGCATCATCGGCATCTTCACCGCCTATTACCTGGCCCGGCGCGGTGTGTCCGTGGTCGTGGTGGAGAAGGGACGGGTCGGTGCCGAGCAGTCCAGCCGTAACTGGGGCTGGTGCCGCCAGCAGAACCGCGATGCGCGCGAATTGCCGATGGCCACAAAGAGCATCGACCTGTGGGAGCAGTTCAGCGCTGAGTCCGGCGAGGATACCGGCTTTACGCGCTGCGGCTTGCTGTATCTGAGTAATGACGATGAAGAACTGGCACGCTGGGCCAGTTGGGGCAAGTTTGCCAAGACCGCCGGCGTGACCACGCATATGCTCGACAGTCAGCAAGCCGCCGAGCGCGGCCATGCCACCGGTCGCGCCTGGAAGGGCGGAGTGTTCTCGCCCACCGATGGCACCGCCGATCCGGTCAAGGCCGCACCGGCCGTGGCGCGCGCCGTGATGAAGCTGGGCGGCAGCGTGATCCAGCAATGCGCGGCGCGTGGCATCGAGATGGAGGCAGGACGGGTCGCCGGTGTGGTCACCGAAGCCGGGGTGATCAAGACCAAGACCGTGGTGCTGGCAGGCGGCGCCTGGGCGTCGTCGTTCTGCCGTCAGTTGGGCATCCGCTTCCCGCAAGCCTCGGTACGCCAATCGATCATGAGCGTGGCGCCCATGGACTATTCGCTGCCCGGGGCACTGTTCACCTCGGGCGTGGCGGCGACGCGGCGCAGCGACGGTTCCTATGCGCTGGCCATCAGCGGTCGCGCCCGGGTGGATCCGACCGGGCAGTTCCTGCGCTTTTCGCCGCAATTTCTGCCCATGTTCGCCAAACGCTGGCGCAGCCTGTCGCCGGGCGGCCTGGACGCGCTGCGCAGTGGCCATGAGACGTTGTCGCGCTGGCGCCTGGATGCACCTACGCCGATGGAGCGCATGCGCATCCTTGATCCCAAGGCCGATCCGGTGGCCATCCGTGCCACCCTCCGGCGCGCCATTGAGCTGCTGCCGGAATTACGCAGCGCCAGGGTCACGCATACCTGGGCCGGTTACGTTGACAGCACGCCCGATGGGGTGCCTGGCATCGGCGAAGTGCCGCAGGTGCCCGGACTGATTCTGGCCGCAGGTTTCTCCGGCCACGGCTTCGGGATTGGCCCCGGGGCGGGTCATCTCATTGCCGACCTGGCGACGGGTGCCGAACCCCTCGTCGACCCCTCACCGTATCACCCGGCCCGCTTTGCCCGCTCCGCGTGGGGCAAGGTGTCTGATTTCTAG
- a CDS encoding ABC transporter permease translates to MKALHDPAHAEAATSIAGALTKKPRRHSNMAWIGMGIVGFWLLMAIIGPTISPYDATAIVDVDVFSGMSRKFLLGSDYLGRDMLSRILFGTRSTIGLALAATLLASMIGTAIALFAAFSGGWRDAVISRALDALISIPSKMFALMMVATFGSSMWLLVMTAAITYMPGAYRIARSLAVNVQAMEYVQAARARGEGVWYIMTIEMLPNMIRPVLADFGLRFVYVVLLLSGLSFLSLGVQPPDADWGSLVRENISGLGEGALAVIMPALAIASLTIGVNLLIDNLRGKRAAKE, encoded by the coding sequence ATGAAAGCTCTCCACGATCCCGCGCACGCAGAGGCCGCGACCTCCATTGCCGGCGCCCTCACCAAAAAGCCGCGTCGTCATTCCAACATGGCCTGGATCGGTATGGGCATCGTCGGTTTCTGGTTGCTCATGGCCATCATCGGTCCGACCATCTCACCCTACGACGCCACCGCCATCGTCGATGTCGATGTGTTTTCCGGCATGAGCCGCAAGTTCCTGCTTGGCAGTGACTATCTGGGGCGTGACATGCTGAGCCGCATCCTCTTCGGGACCCGGTCTACGATCGGGCTGGCGCTGGCGGCGACACTGCTGGCCAGCATGATCGGCACTGCCATTGCGCTGTTCGCCGCCTTCTCCGGCGGCTGGCGCGACGCCGTCATCAGTCGTGCGCTCGATGCTCTGATCTCCATTCCCAGCAAGATGTTCGCATTGATGATGGTGGCGACCTTTGGTTCTTCCATGTGGCTCCTGGTGATGACCGCCGCCATCACCTACATGCCGGGCGCCTACCGGATCGCCCGCTCGCTGGCGGTCAACGTGCAGGCCATGGAATACGTGCAGGCTGCGCGGGCGCGCGGCGAGGGCGTGTGGTACATCATGACGATAGAGATGCTGCCGAACATGATCCGCCCCGTGCTTGCTGACTTCGGGCTGCGCTTTGTCTACGTGGTGCTGCTGTTGAGCGGGCTGAGTTTCCTGAGCCTGGGTGTGCAGCCGCCCGACGCCGACTGGGGCTCGCTGGTGCGGGAAAACATTTCCGGACTGGGCGAGGGCGCGCTGGCGGTGATCATGCCGGCGCTGGCCATTGCCTCGCTGACCATCGGTGTGAACCTGTTGATCGATAACCTGCGCGGCAAGCGCGCTGCCAAGGAGTAA
- a CDS encoding ABC transporter ATP-binding protein — translation MMQFDQFLGKTTTPGMPPGEPLVSVSGLCVNARKDDGSSVEIVKDVNFTVARGEVLALIGESGSGKTTIALSLLGYARAGCRIAGGRIRIGRFQIDQMDEKALLDMRGHHVAYIAQSAAAAFNPARTLMDQVIESALQHRVMDKASAMRKAVDLFRALALPDPEHIGRRYPHQVSGGQLQRVMAAMALITDPELVILDEPTTALDVTTQIEVLRAFKKVVKELGTTAVYVSHDLAVVAQMADRIIVLRDGAVRETGQTGQVLHAPADSYTQSLIAAAAPASRVAQVREIPDPALSEQAKAPLLRISGLIAGYGSPDRLGLPGVRILDDINLTIQRGSTVGIIGESGSGKTTLARAVAGMIAPARGSIQLDGENLSPSLEGRTREQFRRVQIVFQNADTALNPAHTIGRILNRPLSFYHGLKGEAMRRRTAELLDLVRLPSSVLDRLPGELSGGQKQRVNLARALAAKPDLILCDEVTSALDTVVAAAILELLAELRRELQVSYMFISHDISTVRAICDDIVVLYAGRMVANRPREAMMAPPYHPYSHLLLSSVPAMQQGWLEQVSGAGQHKLPPIGPVEASPDICAFLPRCTMRVDGVCNVVPPRRRNMEHGGEILCHRSDADLQQYQSPLLPVPGVTV, via the coding sequence GTGATGCAGTTCGACCAATTCCTCGGTAAGACGACGACGCCCGGCATGCCCCCCGGCGAGCCGCTGGTGAGCGTCAGCGGCCTGTGCGTCAACGCCCGCAAGGACGATGGCTCCTCGGTGGAGATCGTCAAGGACGTCAATTTCACCGTGGCCCGCGGCGAAGTGCTGGCGCTGATCGGCGAATCCGGTTCCGGCAAGACCACCATTGCGTTGTCGCTGTTGGGCTATGCGCGCGCCGGTTGCCGCATCGCCGGTGGCCGGATCCGGATCGGGCGGTTTCAGATCGACCAGATGGATGAGAAGGCGCTGCTGGACATGCGCGGTCACCACGTCGCCTACATCGCGCAGAGCGCCGCGGCCGCCTTCAACCCGGCGCGCACCCTCATGGATCAGGTCATCGAAAGCGCCCTGCAACACCGCGTGATGGACAAGGCCAGTGCCATGCGCAAGGCGGTCGACCTGTTTCGCGCGCTGGCCTTGCCGGACCCCGAGCATATTGGCCGGCGCTATCCGCATCAGGTCTCCGGTGGGCAGTTGCAGCGGGTGATGGCGGCCATGGCTCTGATCACCGATCCTGAGTTGGTGATCTTGGATGAGCCGACAACCGCGCTGGATGTGACCACCCAGATCGAGGTGCTGCGCGCCTTCAAGAAGGTGGTCAAGGAATTAGGCACGACGGCTGTCTATGTCTCGCACGACCTGGCTGTGGTAGCACAGATGGCTGACCGCATCATTGTGCTGCGCGATGGCGCCGTGCGTGAGACCGGTCAGACCGGCCAGGTACTGCACGCTCCGGCCGACAGCTATACGCAAAGCCTGATCGCCGCCGCGGCGCCGGCCTCGCGCGTGGCGCAGGTGAGAGAGATACCGGATCCGGCGCTGTCTGAGCAGGCCAAGGCGCCGCTGCTGCGCATCAGCGGCCTGATCGCCGGCTATGGCAGCCCGGATCGTCTGGGCTTGCCGGGAGTGAGAATCCTGGACGATATCAATCTGACGATACAGCGCGGCAGCACGGTCGGCATTATCGGCGAATCGGGATCAGGAAAGACCACGCTGGCGCGTGCGGTGGCCGGCATGATCGCGCCGGCGCGCGGCAGCATCCAGCTCGATGGCGAAAACCTCTCGCCGTCCCTGGAGGGCCGCACCCGCGAACAGTTCCGCCGGGTACAGATCGTGTTTCAGAACGCCGATACGGCGCTCAATCCAGCGCATACGATCGGCCGCATCCTGAACAGGCCGTTGAGCTTCTATCACGGTCTGAAGGGCGAGGCCATGCGCCGTCGCACGGCCGAGTTACTGGACCTGGTGCGCCTGCCATCAAGTGTGCTCGACCGCCTGCCGGGCGAGCTCTCGGGTGGCCAGAAGCAGCGCGTGAACCTGGCGCGGGCGCTGGCGGCCAAGCCTGACCTGATTCTGTGCGACGAGGTGACCTCGGCGCTGGATACCGTGGTGGCCGCTGCCATCCTGGAATTGCTGGCCGAGCTGCGGCGCGAGCTGCAAGTGTCCTACATGTTCATCAGCCATGACATCAGCACGGTGCGCGCCATCTGCGATGACATCGTGGTGCTGTATGCCGGGCGCATGGTGGCCAACCGTCCGCGCGAGGCGATGATGGCACCGCCTTATCACCCGTATTCGCATCTGCTGCTGTCGTCGGTACCGGCCATGCAGCAGGGGTGGCTGGAACAGGTGTCCGGGGCGGGCCAGCACAAACTGCCGCCGATCGGGCCGGTGGAGGCATCGCCCGATATCTGTGCCTTCCTGCCGCGTTGCACGATGCGCGTGGACGGCGTGTGCAACGTGGTGCCGCCGCGCCGGCGCAACATGGAACATGGGGGCGAGATCCTCTGCCATCGTTCCGATGCAGACTTGCAGCAATATCAATCGCCGCTGCTGCCGGTTCCGGGCGTGACCGTATGA
- a CDS encoding cupin domain-containing protein, with product MTATLVLYRASGAPVSTVFQRKGLGDSDPFAPWREIAWEGIGAMSAGRLRFEGSLEIASFPHVETLVVVEGELTVETAGASPLMLQPGSGVVIGAGTALRVATSSSALVMFCAAACPQASQTGVFPLHAKANFKPSANSLPKEILLGPVPQCRSDNVFNEESIKYLAGTWDSTPYHRIVRAHPVNEFMHLLAGGVRFAEPDGSVVSVAAGDAVFVPQGAAIGWESSERVAKFYVVQTVPAAIEGK from the coding sequence ATGACTGCAACGTTGGTGTTGTACCGTGCCTCAGGCGCGCCTGTTTCAACCGTGTTCCAGAGAAAGGGACTGGGTGACAGTGATCCTTTTGCCCCGTGGCGCGAGATCGCCTGGGAAGGCATCGGCGCGATGAGCGCCGGTCGCCTGCGCTTCGAAGGATCGCTGGAGATCGCCAGCTTTCCGCATGTGGAAACCCTGGTCGTGGTCGAAGGCGAATTGACCGTGGAAACCGCAGGCGCTTCGCCGCTGATGCTACAGCCCGGCAGTGGTGTGGTGATCGGTGCGGGCACGGCCCTGCGGGTAGCTACCAGCTCGTCGGCGCTGGTGATGTTCTGCGCGGCAGCATGCCCGCAAGCGTCGCAAACCGGGGTGTTCCCGCTGCACGCCAAGGCCAACTTCAAGCCTTCGGCCAACTCGCTGCCCAAGGAAATTCTGCTGGGACCGGTGCCGCAATGCCGCAGTGACAATGTCTTCAATGAAGAGTCCATCAAGTATCTGGCAGGCACTTGGGATTCCACACCATATCACCGTATCGTGCGTGCGCATCCGGTCAATGAGTTCATGCATCTCCTGGCCGGCGGCGTGCGCTTTGCGGAGCCGGACGGCAGCGTGGTATCGGTGGCTGCCGGCGACGCGGTTTTCGTGCCGCAGGGCGCGGCGATCGGCTGGGAGAGCAGTGAACGCGTTGCCAAGTTCTACGTGGTGCAAACCGTCCCGGCCGCTATCGAAGGGAAATGA
- a CDS encoding aldehyde dehydrogenase family protein, whose amino-acid sequence MTSPLHHLQQAGRLERFFIDGQWVLPEGRERAAVICPSTEESLCEIAMGDARDVERSVQAARRAFPAWSATPPQQRAALLGRIHALLLERSELFATALTLEMGAPIGYARSAHVPLAAEHLRVARDNLASYPFIRPRGTTAILREPIGVCALITPWNWPIYQITAKVGPALAAGCTVVLKPSELSPLSALLFAEIVAEAGVPAGVFNLVSGTGAEVGAALAAHPQVDMVSITGSTRAGVLVAQAAAPGVKRVAQELGGKSPNVVLPDADLAQAIPHGVAAAFRNMGQSCSAPTRLIVPRNQLDRVHQLALAALGLMKVGDPMDAATTHGPLANRAQFERVQQMIEAGLQDGAPLLAGGPGRPEGLERGFYARPTIFSDVHTNMVIAQQEIFGPVLAILPYDTVEEAIAIANDTVYGLGAHVQGRDKEQLRAVAACIHSGQVHLNYPPWDPQAPFGGYKQSGNGREYGVEGMEEYMEVKSVLGYYE is encoded by the coding sequence ATGACATCACCACTGCATCACCTTCAGCAAGCCGGCCGGCTGGAGCGTTTCTTCATCGACGGTCAATGGGTACTGCCGGAGGGCCGCGAACGTGCCGCCGTGATCTGCCCGTCCACCGAAGAGAGCTTGTGCGAGATCGCAATGGGCGATGCGCGGGATGTCGAGCGCTCGGTGCAGGCTGCGCGCAGGGCTTTCCCGGCCTGGTCGGCAACGCCTCCGCAGCAGCGCGCAGCGTTGTTGGGGCGGATCCATGCGCTGTTGCTGGAGCGCAGCGAACTGTTCGCCACCGCGCTTACGCTCGAGATGGGCGCGCCGATCGGCTATGCCCGCAGTGCGCATGTGCCGCTGGCGGCCGAACACCTGCGGGTGGCGCGCGACAACCTGGCGAGTTATCCCTTCATCCGGCCACGCGGCACGACGGCGATCCTGCGCGAACCCATCGGCGTGTGTGCACTGATCACTCCCTGGAACTGGCCGATCTACCAGATCACCGCCAAGGTCGGGCCGGCGCTGGCGGCAGGCTGTACGGTGGTATTGAAGCCGAGCGAACTCTCGCCGTTGTCGGCCTTGCTGTTCGCCGAGATCGTCGCTGAAGCCGGCGTACCGGCAGGTGTCTTCAATCTGGTCAGCGGCACCGGCGCCGAAGTCGGTGCGGCGCTGGCCGCGCATCCTCAGGTGGACATGGTGTCGATTACCGGCTCCACCCGCGCGGGTGTGCTGGTGGCCCAGGCAGCGGCACCGGGCGTCAAGCGTGTGGCCCAGGAGCTGGGCGGCAAGTCGCCCAATGTCGTGCTGCCGGATGCCGACCTGGCGCAGGCCATTCCGCACGGCGTGGCGGCTGCGTTCCGCAATATGGGCCAGTCGTGCAGCGCCCCCACGCGCCTGATCGTACCGCGTAACCAGCTTGATCGTGTTCATCAACTGGCCTTGGCGGCGCTGGGACTGATGAAGGTCGGCGATCCGATGGATGCGGCGACCACCCATGGCCCCCTTGCCAATCGCGCGCAGTTCGAGCGGGTACAGCAGATGATCGAGGCAGGATTGCAGGACGGCGCCCCTCTGCTGGCGGGCGGGCCGGGGCGGCCCGAGGGATTGGAGCGCGGCTTCTATGCGCGGCCGACCATCTTTTCCGACGTGCATACGAATATGGTGATCGCACAGCAGGAAATTTTTGGCCCGGTGCTGGCGATCCTGCCCTACGACACAGTGGAGGAAGCCATCGCTATCGCCAACGATACGGTCTATGGCCTGGGTGCCCATGTGCAGGGAAGGGACAAGGAACAGCTGCGCGCGGTGGCTGCGTGCATTCATTCAGGCCAGGTCCACTTGAACTACCCCCCGTGGGATCCGCAGGCACCGTTCGGCGGCTACAAACAATCCGGTAACGGGCGCGAGTACGGTGTCGAGGGGATGGAGGAATACATGGAGGTGAAATCGGTCCTCGGGTACTACGAGTGA
- a CDS encoding ABC transporter permease — protein MNGMVLRLILRRLALAALTLLLVSAGVFFITNLLPGDAAQAALGQAATPETVAALRLQYGLDLPGPLRYARWLGHLLSGNPGISLVNNVPVAQMIGGRLPASLMLAAVTAAVSVPLALALGITSAMYRGSAFDRVVNVSAVSLVSVPEFLVATVAVMIFAVKLRWLSALSHSSDAATLGAFIKSYAMPVMTLCCVIVAQMTRMTRAAVIDQLRSSYAEMALLKGVRRTRIVLRHALPNAIGPIANAVALSLSYLLGGVIIVESIFNYPGIATLMIDAVTTRDMPLVQACSMIFCAGYLLLVLTADVLAIVSNPRLKTR, from the coding sequence ATGAATGGAATGGTCCTGCGTCTGATACTGCGCCGCCTGGCATTGGCGGCGCTGACGCTGTTGCTGGTGTCGGCTGGCGTGTTCTTCATCACCAACCTGTTGCCGGGTGACGCTGCCCAGGCCGCGCTGGGCCAGGCCGCCACGCCCGAGACGGTGGCTGCGTTGCGCCTGCAGTATGGGCTGGATCTCCCAGGGCCATTGCGTTATGCCCGGTGGCTGGGGCATCTGCTCTCGGGCAACCCCGGCATATCGCTGGTCAATAACGTGCCGGTAGCGCAGATGATCGGTGGCCGCTTGCCCGCGTCGCTGATGCTGGCGGCAGTCACGGCAGCGGTGTCGGTACCGCTGGCGCTGGCGCTGGGCATTACCTCGGCCATGTATCGGGGCTCGGCCTTCGATCGCGTGGTCAATGTCAGCGCGGTGTCGCTGGTCTCGGTGCCGGAATTTCTGGTCGCCACCGTCGCGGTGATGATCTTCGCGGTCAAGCTGCGCTGGCTGTCGGCGCTGTCGCATTCGTCCGATGCAGCCACCTTGGGGGCCTTTATCAAGTCCTATGCGATGCCGGTGATGACGCTCTGCTGCGTGATCGTGGCGCAGATGACACGCATGACGCGTGCGGCCGTGATCGACCAGTTGCGTTCCTCCTATGCTGAGATGGCCTTGCTCAAAGGCGTCAGACGCACCCGCATCGTGCTGCGCCACGCCTTGCCCAACGCCATCGGTCCGATCGCCAATGCGGTGGCGCTGAGCCTGTCCTACTTGTTGGGAGGAGTGATCATCGTCGAGAGCATCTTCAACTATCCCGGCATCGCCACCCTGATGATTGATGCCGTCACCACCCGCGACATGCCGTTGGTGCAGGCCTGTTCGATGATTTTTTGTGCCGGCTACCTGCTGCTGGTGCTGACCGCCGATGTGCTGGCCATTGTTTCTAATCCAAGGTTGAAGACACGATGA
- a CDS encoding Lrp/AsnC family transcriptional regulator, whose amino-acid sequence MRPTDPLDRIDIKILEHLQREGRCSNVELAEAISLSPSPCLTRTKRLEESGVIAGYGAAISLDKLGSNVVVFSEVTLNSHRPADFRKFEAGASKYSEIVDCYNVSGGYDYLLKIIAPSVSLFQALMEQLLEDDIGIEKFASRIVLRHPYKQRSDPVAVIATGTSSWK is encoded by the coding sequence ATGCGACCCACAGATCCCCTCGACCGTATCGACATCAAGATTCTGGAGCACCTTCAGCGCGAGGGGCGCTGTTCGAACGTGGAACTTGCCGAGGCGATCAGCCTGAGTCCGAGTCCATGCCTGACGCGTACCAAGCGTCTTGAGGAGAGCGGCGTCATCGCGGGCTACGGCGCCGCCATCTCGCTGGACAAACTGGGCAGCAATGTGGTGGTGTTTTCTGAAGTCACCCTCAACAGCCATCGGCCTGCCGATTTCCGAAAATTCGAGGCCGGAGCCAGCAAATATTCAGAGATCGTGGATTGCTATAACGTCAGTGGCGGCTACGATTATTTGCTGAAAATCATCGCCCCCTCTGTCTCCCTGTTTCAAGCGCTGATGGAACAGCTCTTGGAAGATGACATCGGCATAGAAAAATTCGCCAGCCGTATCGTGTTGCGCCACCCCTATAAGCAACGCAGCGATCCGGTGGCAGTCATCGCAACGGGGACATCGAGCTGGAAGTAA